The following proteins come from a genomic window of candidate division KSB1 bacterium:
- a CDS encoding alcohol dehydrogenase catalytic domain-containing protein: MSWNGRAAVYVETDVLEFRQEKVAVSQPDDVVLKVVACGVCGTDLHLFHGEIPLARPPVVLGHEIFAEVVEVGPGVDDLRPGQRVAVDPVIPCGRCEFCQSGRPNLCPHQRNMGYHVAGGYCQYTKASRDRLYPLSQSVGLKGGILVETLACVVRGYDRLQPAAGSRVLVVGAGTVGLLWAQLLQGAEACEVVQVDLVPERAEVARKLGAHHALAVEEGKLRECLGPLAQGGFDVVIDATGNPRAVEEGIELVRPGGKMMVFGVCPEHATVRVRPYKLFVDEISILSSKMPPYAFPEAVRLIEAGKIDAETIVSHVLPLADLPEAFALFEKGKDKALKIAIDPWA, from the coding sequence ATGAGCTGGAACGGGCGCGCGGCTGTGTACGTCGAAACCGACGTGCTGGAGTTCCGCCAAGAAAAGGTCGCCGTTTCTCAGCCGGACGACGTAGTCCTCAAGGTAGTGGCCTGTGGGGTCTGCGGCACCGATCTGCATCTGTTCCACGGCGAGATTCCGCTGGCCAGGCCGCCCGTGGTCCTCGGACACGAGATCTTCGCCGAGGTGGTGGAAGTTGGGCCTGGCGTCGACGATCTCCGGCCCGGTCAGCGCGTGGCGGTGGATCCGGTTATTCCGTGTGGGAGATGCGAGTTCTGTCAATCCGGGCGACCCAACCTTTGCCCCCACCAGCGCAATATGGGTTACCACGTGGCCGGGGGCTATTGCCAATATACGAAAGCCTCTCGCGACCGCCTTTACCCGCTGAGCCAGTCGGTTGGCTTGAAGGGGGGCATCCTGGTGGAGACCCTGGCGTGTGTCGTCCGCGGCTACGATCGTCTGCAGCCGGCGGCAGGAAGCCGGGTGCTGGTCGTAGGCGCAGGTACCGTAGGGCTCCTGTGGGCTCAGCTTCTGCAGGGCGCGGAGGCCTGTGAGGTCGTCCAGGTCGATTTGGTCCCGGAGAGGGCGGAGGTGGCCCGCAAGCTGGGTGCGCACCACGCTCTTGCGGTAGAGGAAGGGAAGCTGCGGGAATGCCTGGGCCCTCTGGCCCAGGGCGGCTTTGACGTCGTGATCGACGCCACCGGCAATCCGCGTGCCGTGGAGGAGGGGATTGAGCTCGTCCGCCCGGGCGGCAAGATGATGGTGTTTGGCGTCTGTCCAGAGCACGCTACGGTGCGCGTTCGCCCCTACAAACTCTTTGTTGACGAAATCTCGATCCTGTCCTCGAAGATGCCGCCCTACGCGTTTCCCGAGGCCGTCCGTCTGATCGAGGCGGGGAAAATTGACGCGGAGACCATCGTATCCCACGTGCTGCCTCTGGCTGATCTACCCGAGGCTTTTGCCTTGTTTGAGAAGGGGAAAGACAAGGCCCTGAAGATCGCCATCGATCCGTGGGCGTAG